In one window of Chanodichthys erythropterus isolate Z2021 chromosome 23, ASM2448905v1, whole genome shotgun sequence DNA:
- the LOC137014306 gene encoding uncharacterized protein — protein sequence MSVSSIPTMSPEQSSSEFSDELATALAEGRWWAIMEVSDPISAENEYVDLISGQWGETVEAGGTSSLLSGASEKAWRKSKHWGFADESVKSTKQWRQKEMPEKGDYTSSPVFTGAPEKIPNSDETLKTTKKKKKKKKKSKKPQGAPVSEIASFPVLGDGSESPQWRQKPPKAPDRSSQGAPVLHRSQKNSKKGDLASSSDASEKPEFISVSSLNARDKRRQFRKKKQKAAPVESPEEPAVPVGSQQRGKLRIPEHLIRHLQRASSDLGAAGSQQAQETPRAPVAPNEAPKRPELTIPEPLRRELLKQKPLASSVQGSPVLSGTRQGAHVPEGSPEQESNLKFPMQWREQKTPQRTPTSGDAGVDRTPPLKQYEQIHNKVQLNPKPRSQNHQMHQRTCSHLNRKRALDSAGVDQSPPPKKPRLDQQPDSEQIDDLCRMFAKFLVISHI from the exons ATGAGCGTCTCATCCATTCCCACCATGAGTCCAGAGCAGTCGTCATCTGAATTCTCGGATGAGCTCGCCACGGCTCTCGCTGAGGGACGCTGGTGGGCCATAATGGAGGTTTCAGACCCCATATCTGCGGAGAATGAGTATGTGGACCTGATCTCCGGCCAGTGGGGGGAAACGGTGGAGGCTGGAGGAACTTCATCCCTGCTTAGTGGTGCATCTGAGAAGGCTTGGAGGAAGTCCAAACACTGGGGCTTCGCAGATGAATCCGTTAAGTCTACAAAGCAGTGGAGGCAGAAGGAAATGCCTGAGAAGGGAGACTACACCTCATCCCCGGTGTTCACTGGTGCACCTGAGAAGATCCCGAACTCAGATGAAACACTGAAGACtacaaagaagaagaaaaaaaagaagaagaaatcaAAAAAGCCACAGGGGGCACCTGTGTCTGAGATCGCCTCATTTCCGGTCCTCGGTGATGGATCGGAGTCACCGCAGTGGAGGCAGAAGCCACCAAAAGCACCTGACAGGTCCTCACAGGGAGCTCCGGTGCTCCACAGGTCCCAGAAGAACTCAAAAAAAGGGGATCTCGCCTCATCCAGTGATGCATCGGAGAAGCCTGAGTTTATCTCGGTTTCATCACTGAATGCCAGAGACAAGAGGAGACAGTTTAGGAAGAAAAAGCAAAAAGCAGCGCCTGTTGAATCCCCAGAGGAACCAGCTGTTCCCGTTGGGTCTCAACAAAGAGGTAAACTCAGGATCCCCGAACATCTGATTAGGCACCTACAAAGGGCCTCTTCTGATCTGGGAGCTGCTGGATCCCAACAGGCGCAAGAAACTCCTAGAGCGCCTGTGGCACCAAATGAAGCCCCGAAGAGGCCAGAACTCACAATCCCTGAGCCGTTGAGACGGGAGCTGCTCAAGCAGAAGCCTCTAGCCTCTTCGGTTCAGGGATCACCTGTGCTTTCTGGGACCCGACAAGGAGCACATGTGCCCGAAGGTTCCCCAGAACAGGAATCAAACCTCAAGTTCCCAATGCAGTGGAGGGAACAGAAGACCCCACAGAGAACACCGACTTCT GGCGATGCAGGTGTGGACCGGACACCTCCACTAAAACAATATGAGCAAATTCACAACAAGGTGCAGCTGAATCCTAAACCGAGGAGCCAAAATCATCAAATGCACCAGAGAACCTGTTCCCATCTGAACCGGAAAAGAGCTCTG GACAGTGCAGGAGTGGATCAGTCTCCTCCGCCAAAAAAGCCGCGTTTGGACCAACAGCCGGATTCAGAGCAGATTGATGATTTATGCCGCATGTTCGCCAAATTTCTTGTGATttcacatatttaa